In Capillimicrobium parvum, a genomic segment contains:
- a CDS encoding PhzF family phenazine biosynthesis protein has product MARPLAWLDVFTATPMAGNPLAVVHEADGLDEAAMHAFARETNLSETTFVQTATVEGADYRNRIWMPAAELDFAGHPSLGTAVAVAHARGEREASYVQQTRAGLQPVDVRFEGDAAYASMLQAPASFGDVLDAGEVMAAAGLDPADADAGLPCQLVSTGLLHLMAPVRDEATLRGAAPDTERMTSLLGASGATCLYLAAVDGEHADARSFFLQDGNVREDPATGSAAGPLMAFVHARTGAPQLRIAQGVAMGRPSVIKCATEGDRTRVGGSVVVLAVGEVAL; this is encoded by the coding sequence GTGGCCCGGCCGCTCGCCTGGCTGGACGTCTTCACCGCCACGCCGATGGCGGGCAACCCACTTGCGGTCGTCCACGAGGCGGACGGCCTCGACGAGGCGGCCATGCACGCGTTCGCCCGTGAGACGAACCTCTCCGAGACGACGTTCGTGCAGACCGCGACCGTGGAGGGCGCCGACTACCGCAACCGCATCTGGATGCCGGCGGCCGAGCTCGACTTCGCGGGGCATCCGTCGCTCGGGACCGCGGTCGCCGTCGCGCACGCCCGCGGCGAGCGCGAGGCGTCCTACGTCCAGCAGACCCGCGCCGGGCTCCAGCCGGTCGACGTCCGCTTCGAGGGCGACGCCGCGTACGCATCGATGCTGCAGGCGCCCGCCAGCTTCGGCGACGTGCTCGATGCGGGCGAGGTGATGGCGGCCGCGGGGCTCGACCCCGCCGACGCCGATGCCGGGCTCCCGTGCCAGCTCGTCTCGACCGGGCTGCTGCATCTCATGGCGCCCGTCCGCGACGAGGCGACGCTGCGCGGGGCCGCGCCGGATACGGAGCGGATGACGTCGCTGCTGGGGGCGAGCGGGGCGACGTGCCTGTACCTGGCCGCCGTCGACGGCGAGCACGCCGACGCCCGCAGCTTCTTCCTGCAGGACGGCAACGTCCGCGAGGACCCCGCGACGGGGTCGGCCGCGGGCCCGCTGATGGCGTTCGTGCACGCCCGGACCGGCGCGCCGCAGCTGCGGATCGCGCAGGGCGTGGCGATGGGCCGTCCCAGCGTCATCAAGTGCGCGACCGAGGGCGACCGGACGCGCGTGGGCGGCAGCGTCGTCGTCCTGGCCGTGGGCGAGGTCGCGCTGTAG
- a CDS encoding diguanylate cyclase, whose translation MSFRARLTLFFVLIVIVPMLSVAIVLFRLISDNETGKADASVAARQRAAINLYTDARRRADRAIRVVGTDEALAAALRSGDKAAAQARAETLLKTRPARRVVLTGGSITLDQGSKDAVAPSARDLVGQGAQRFGRLEVSVTLAGEYARQVRRIAGADVVVTERGRTLASTLPPQDDVSLPAPGHPHDVTVNGHDYRAVAFEAAGFLGQRIRVVLLNADASRRDAIARSRLLVGGILLGFLVLAMTFAVAVSRSLQSQIGSFLLAARRIASGDFSTEVTTSGHDEFAELGNEFNKMSHQLESRLEDLRQERARLQTSLRRIGQTFASNLDRDALLEIVLRTAVDGLDATGGRASARPEAERALQEVARTGRLDGHLDVIRAAEAQALLSSTGSEASEGEVHALAQPLLGTERGELVGLLSIARAQPFTDRDRELLAYLAGTAGISLQNVGLHEAVQRQAVTDELTGLYNHRRFQEAMVDEVERARRFGQPMSLVMLDIDNFKTINDNFGHQQGDRVLAEVARVLRDSSREIDAPARYGGEELAVVLPGTDIEGAYQLAERMRQGIARLEMATADNGPITVTASFGVASLPQSAGDPRTLLAAADAALYEAKRGGKNKTVRAPGRV comes from the coding sequence ATGAGCTTCCGCGCACGGCTGACCCTGTTCTTCGTCCTGATCGTCATCGTGCCGATGCTCTCCGTGGCCATCGTGCTGTTCCGGCTGATCTCCGACAACGAGACCGGCAAGGCCGATGCGAGCGTGGCCGCGCGCCAGCGCGCGGCGATCAACCTCTACACGGACGCGCGCCGCCGCGCGGACCGCGCGATCCGCGTCGTCGGGACCGACGAGGCGCTCGCCGCCGCGCTGCGCTCCGGTGACAAGGCGGCCGCTCAGGCCCGCGCCGAGACGCTGCTGAAGACCCGCCCCGCGCGGCGCGTCGTCCTGACCGGGGGGTCGATCACGCTCGACCAGGGCTCGAAGGACGCCGTGGCGCCGTCGGCCCGCGACCTCGTCGGCCAGGGCGCGCAGCGCTTCGGGCGCCTCGAGGTGTCGGTCACGCTGGCCGGTGAGTACGCGCGGCAGGTCCGGCGGATCGCCGGCGCCGACGTCGTCGTCACCGAGCGGGGGCGCACGCTGGCCTCGACGCTGCCGCCGCAGGACGACGTCTCGCTGCCCGCCCCCGGCCACCCGCACGACGTGACCGTCAACGGACACGACTACCGCGCCGTCGCGTTCGAGGCCGCCGGGTTCCTCGGGCAGCGGATCCGGGTGGTGCTCCTGAACGCCGACGCGAGCCGGCGCGACGCGATCGCCCGCAGCCGCCTGCTGGTCGGCGGCATCCTGCTCGGCTTCCTCGTGCTGGCCATGACGTTCGCGGTCGCCGTGTCGCGCTCCCTGCAGTCGCAGATCGGCTCGTTCCTGCTCGCCGCGCGGCGCATCGCCTCCGGCGACTTCTCGACGGAGGTGACCACGAGCGGTCACGACGAGTTCGCCGAGCTCGGCAACGAGTTCAACAAGATGTCCCACCAGCTCGAGAGCCGGCTGGAGGACCTGCGCCAGGAGCGCGCGCGCCTGCAGACCTCGCTGAGGCGCATCGGCCAGACGTTCGCCTCGAACCTCGATCGCGACGCGCTGCTGGAGATCGTCCTGCGCACCGCGGTCGACGGACTCGACGCGACGGGGGGCCGCGCGAGTGCCCGCCCGGAGGCCGAGCGGGCGCTGCAGGAGGTCGCGCGCACGGGCCGCCTGGACGGCCACCTCGACGTGATCCGCGCCGCCGAGGCCCAGGCGCTGTTGTCGAGCACGGGCAGCGAAGCGTCCGAGGGCGAGGTCCACGCGCTGGCGCAGCCGCTGCTCGGCACGGAGCGCGGCGAGCTCGTCGGCCTGCTCTCGATCGCCCGCGCCCAGCCCTTCACCGACCGCGACCGCGAGCTGCTCGCCTACCTCGCGGGGACGGCCGGCATCTCGCTGCAGAACGTCGGCCTGCACGAAGCCGTGCAGCGCCAGGCGGTCACCGACGAGCTCACCGGCCTGTACAACCACCGCCGCTTCCAGGAGGCGATGGTCGACGAGGTCGAGCGCGCTCGCCGCTTCGGCCAGCCCATGAGCCTCGTGATGCTCGACATCGACAACTTCAAGACGATCAACGACAACTTCGGCCACCAGCAGGGCGACCGCGTGCTCGCGGAGGTCGCGCGCGTCCTGCGCGACAGCTCCCGCGAGATCGATGCTCCCGCGCGCTACGGCGGAGAGGAGCTGGCGGTCGTGCTGCCCGGCACGGACATCGAAGGCGCCTACCAGCTCGCCGAGCGCATGCGCCAGGGGATCGCCCGCCTGGAGATGGCGACGGCCGACAACGGGCCGATCACCGTGACCGCGAGCTTCGGGGTGGCCTCGCTGCCCCAGAGCGCCGGCGATCCCCGGACGCTCCTGGCCGCCGCCGACGCGGCGCTCTACGAAGCCAAGCGCGGTGGGAAGAACAAGACGGTGCGAGCGCCCGGTAGGGTGTAG